Proteins from one Primulina huaijiensis isolate GDHJ02 chromosome 18, ASM1229523v2, whole genome shotgun sequence genomic window:
- the LOC140964122 gene encoding uncharacterized protein, giving the protein MELLTIKQGDSSIGDYQKRFTDLLSYAPHISENSAAKYSHFFNGLNQEIFDRVSVCDNPTSYEGLVNRCRQAEISSARRKAMQASKSSSSLGPRGQSYKKSASSSSSGSGGVHSFGRKKLQCGHCGGNYQTENCRKVTGACFNCGGFGHMKRDCPNLENQSVGGGSMAWSYSGKQSEATVQQKGFPAQGSRRGGISQGSQQRPRVQGQVFALNQEQAEEQNERVIAGLRLDGSDDQGSG; this is encoded by the coding sequence ATGGAACTGTTGACCATTAAGCAAGGAGATTCGAGCATTGGGGATTACCAAAAGCGTTTTACGGATCTGTTGTCGTACGCTCCTCACATCAGTGAGAATtctgcagcaaaatattctcatTTTTTTAATGGTTTGAACCAGGAGATTTTTGATCGGGTTTCAGTCTGTGACAATCCTACTTCGTACGAAGGATTAGTGAATCGTTGTCGTCAAGCAGAGATCAGTAGTGCTAGGAGGAAGGCTATGCAAGCTAGCAAAAGTTCTAGTTCGTTGGGACCGAGGGGTCAGTCTTACAAGAAGtctgcatcttcttcttcttccggtTCTGGAGGGGTGCACAGCTTTGGTAGAAAAAAGCTGCAATGTGGCCATTGTGGAGGAAATTACCAGACGGAAAATTGTCGAAAAGTAACAGGTGCTTGTTTCAACTGTGGTGGTTTTGGTCACATGAAGAGGGATTGTCCTAATTTGGAGAATCAGAGTGTAGGCGGAGGTTCTATGGCATGGTCTTACAGTGGAAAACAGTCTGAGGCCACTGTACAACAGAAAGGTTTTCCTGCTCAAGGTTCTCGTCGTGGTGGAATATCACAAGGATCTCAGCAACGTCCACGAGTTCAAGGGCAAGTGTTTGCCCTAaaccaagaacaagctgaggagcaaaacgagagagtcattgcag